The proteins below come from a single Deltaproteobacteria bacterium genomic window:
- a CDS encoding PBP1A family penicillin-binding protein — translation MLRRLILGVLVLLVGVVGVAAILAVPYFRQLDAVVAEKFAGKRWDFPSKIYSDSCLIFAGLDLDGIGFTDRLQRLNYHEVKGELTHQGEFAVEGNTTDIYLHDFLLASGLRTGARIRLLRSGSTVTRIEGLDSHDELFEVELEPELITGLYENIWEERRLVTLDEVPPLLVRAIMAIEDQHFYEHHGVDPLGIARALWVNLRSGQTVQGGSTLTQQLVKNFLLTPERSLSRKLKEFAMALVVERRYSKREILEAYLNEIYLGQRGAQGIFGVWEAANFYFAKPLADLSVAEMALLAAVIKAPNRYSPFRDPDRALRRRNYGLSLMHTRGDITDEQYAHAIAEPLRLAAPKPAGNDAPYFVDFLRQELARTYPVSVLTSEGLSIFTTLDMQMQRAAEATLRHGLEELEKNHKRLRSDKANEALQGALIALQPQTGEIKAMMGGRDYRSTQFNRVVQSQRQPGSVFKPFVYLTAFLRSGDRGPVITPASTLDDEPFEWAFDNQVWSPANYKNRYFGQVSVRHALEFSLNAATSHLARDLGIPAVREVAQQLGITSDLPAVPSLALGAVEVTPLEIARAYGVLANQGLKATPLSVKRVLDRSGTPIERNPIAVERVVDPAPVYLLIHIMEGVLDHGTGRAARRLGFKRPAAGKTGTTNDYHDAWFAGFTPDLLAVVWVGFDQNKPVGLAGGEAALPIWTDFMKRATAGRPETPFLPPPGVTLVNIDDLSGEVATPSCVEVIEEAFLTGYEPTQPCHLHPLGEETPGVAPITHAPDYVE, via the coding sequence ATGCTGCGACGGCTCATACTCGGCGTGCTGGTCCTGCTCGTCGGAGTCGTCGGCGTTGCCGCGATTCTCGCGGTGCCGTACTTCCGCCAACTCGACGCAGTCGTCGCGGAGAAGTTTGCCGGCAAGCGGTGGGACTTCCCGTCGAAGATCTACTCGGACTCGTGTCTCATCTTCGCCGGATTGGACCTCGATGGCATCGGCTTCACCGATCGTTTGCAACGCCTGAACTACCATGAAGTGAAGGGCGAGTTGACGCACCAGGGTGAGTTTGCGGTGGAGGGCAACACCACCGACATTTATCTGCACGACTTTCTGCTTGCGAGCGGGCTCCGCACTGGCGCGCGCATTCGCTTGCTGCGGAGCGGATCGACGGTGACTCGTATCGAGGGTCTCGACAGCCACGACGAACTGTTCGAGGTCGAGCTCGAACCTGAGCTGATCACCGGTTTGTACGAGAACATCTGGGAGGAGCGGCGCCTCGTCACTCTCGACGAAGTGCCGCCGTTGCTGGTGCGCGCGATCATGGCGATCGAAGATCAGCATTTCTACGAACACCACGGGGTCGATCCGCTCGGCATTGCGCGCGCGCTGTGGGTTAACCTGCGCAGTGGCCAGACCGTGCAGGGCGGCAGCACGCTGACGCAGCAACTGGTGAAGAATTTTCTCCTCACGCCGGAACGCAGCCTGAGTCGCAAGCTGAAGGAGTTCGCGATGGCGCTGGTGGTCGAGCGCCGCTACTCGAAGCGTGAGATCCTCGAAGCGTATCTCAACGAAATCTACCTCGGCCAGCGCGGGGCGCAGGGCATCTTCGGTGTATGGGAGGCCGCGAACTTCTACTTTGCCAAACCGCTCGCAGACCTGTCGGTGGCCGAGATGGCGTTACTCGCCGCGGTCATCAAGGCGCCCAATCGCTACTCGCCATTCCGCGATCCCGACCGCGCGCTGCGGCGGCGCAACTACGGCCTGTCGCTGATGCACACGCGGGGAGACATCACCGACGAGCAGTACGCGCACGCCATCGCCGAGCCGTTGCGTTTGGCCGCGCCCAAGCCCGCCGGTAACGACGCGCCCTACTTCGTCGACTTCCTGCGCCAAGAGTTGGCGCGCACCTACCCGGTGTCGGTCTTGACCTCGGAGGGTCTCAGCATTTTCACCACGCTCGACATGCAGATGCAGCGCGCGGCCGAAGCGACGCTGCGCCACGGCCTCGAGGAGCTGGAGAAGAACCACAAACGATTGCGCAGCGACAAGGCCAACGAAGCGCTGCAGGGTGCGCTGATCGCACTGCAGCCGCAGACCGGTGAGATCAAGGCGATGATGGGTGGGCGCGACTACCGCTCGACGCAGTTCAACCGCGTCGTGCAGTCGCAGCGGCAACCGGGTTCGGTGTTCAAACCGTTCGTCTACCTCACCGCATTCCTGCGCAGCGGCGACCGCGGTCCGGTCATTACGCCGGCCTCGACGCTCGACGACGAGCCGTTCGAGTGGGCGTTCGACAACCAGGTGTGGTCGCCGGCCAATTACAAGAACCGCTACTTCGGCCAAGTCAGCGTGCGCCACGCGCTCGAGTTCTCACTCAACGCGGCGACCTCGCATTTGGCGCGCGACCTCGGCATTCCCGCCGTGCGCGAGGTGGCGCAGCAACTCGGCATCACCAGCGACTTGCCAGCAGTGCCCTCGTTGGCCCTCGGCGCGGTGGAGGTGACCCCGCTGGAAATTGCGCGGGCGTATGGCGTGCTCGCCAATCAAGGCCTCAAGGCGACGCCGCTGTCGGTCAAACGCGTCCTCGATCGCAGCGGGACACCGATCGAGCGCAATCCGATCGCGGTCGAGCGCGTCGTCGATCCCGCGCCGGTGTATCTGCTCATCCATATAATGGAGGGGGTGCTCGATCACGGCACCGGCAGGGCGGCGCGTCGCCTCGGATTCAAACGCCCAGCCGCGGGAAAGACCGGCACCACCAACGACTACCACGACGCCTGGTTCGCGGGCTTTACGCCGGATCTGCTCGCCGTCGTCTGGGTCGGCTTCGATCAGAATAAACCGGTTGGCCTCGCCGGCGGCGAAGCCGCGTTGCCGATCTGGACGGACTTCATGAAGCGCGCGACCGCCGGGCGACCGGAGACGCCCTTTCTGCCGCCGCCGGGCGTCACGCTGGTCAACATCGACGATCTGAGCGGCGAGGTGGCGACGCCGAGTTGCGTCGAGGTGATTGAAGAAGCCTTTCTCACCGGCTACGAACCGACGCAGCCATGTCATCTACATCCCCTCGGCGAAGAAACACCCGGCGTTGCCCCGATTACCCATGCGCCTGACTACGTTGAGTGA
- the rsmA gene encoding 16S rRNA (adenine(1518)-N(6)/adenine(1519)-N(6))-dimethyltransferase RsmA, whose product MPRHAGATPRGKLRRELAAIDRRPRKRLAQHLLADPGVIRRIVDLAHLTGTQSVLEIGPGLGALTDELARRCRRLCLIELDRDFAARLRERFADHTHVTVVERDVLKADLRALCVAPTIVVANLPYNISTPVLFQLLDCADLFSKLVLMLQREVADRIRSQAGDDAYGALSVLVQFRAHVRHGVYVDPAAFVPRPKVQSEVIVVEPYATPPISVRDPSMLRRVVRAAFQQRRKQLVNSLGAALADPAGVLAAVGIDYKRRAETVTLEEFAQLADAATPLG is encoded by the coding sequence GTGCCGCGTCACGCAGGCGCGACGCCCCGCGGCAAGTTACGACGCGAACTGGCCGCCATCGACCGGCGTCCGCGCAAACGGCTGGCGCAACACCTGCTCGCCGATCCCGGCGTCATTCGTCGCATTGTTGATTTGGCGCACTTGACGGGCACGCAATCCGTGCTCGAAATCGGACCTGGCCTGGGCGCATTGACGGACGAACTGGCGCGACGTTGCCGCCGCTTGTGTCTGATCGAACTCGACCGGGACTTCGCAGCGCGGTTGCGTGAGCGCTTCGCCGACCACACGCACGTGACGGTGGTCGAGCGCGACGTGCTCAAGGCCGATCTGCGCGCGCTGTGCGTCGCGCCGACCATCGTCGTCGCCAATCTGCCGTACAACATCTCGACACCGGTGCTGTTCCAGCTGCTCGATTGCGCCGATCTGTTCTCCAAACTGGTGCTGATGCTGCAGCGCGAAGTCGCCGATCGCATTCGTTCACAAGCGGGCGACGACGCGTACGGCGCGCTGTCGGTGCTGGTGCAGTTTCGGGCGCACGTGCGTCACGGTGTGTACGTCGATCCCGCCGCCTTCGTGCCGCGTCCCAAGGTGCAGTCGGAGGTCATCGTCGTCGAACCGTACGCGACGCCGCCGATTTCGGTGCGCGACCCGTCGATGTTGCGGCGCGTGGTGCGGGCCGCGTTCCAGCAACGCCGCAAGCAACTCGTCAATTCACTGGGCGCTGCGTTAGCGGACCCGGCGGGTGTGTTGGCCGCGGTCGGCATTGACTACAAGCGGCGAGCCGAAACGGTGACGCTCGAAGAGTTCGCTCAACTCGCCGACGCCGCTACGCCGTTGGGATAG
- a CDS encoding response regulator, translating into MTLKRILVVEDNLDNRRILVYRLKRIGEFDIVEASNGQEALQIVEASPPPDLIFMDLKMPVMDGWEATRRIRASDRGRGIPIIALTAQAMAGDEQKALSAGCDDYLAKPIVDPSLVRVKLERLLAEGRAKPAGN; encoded by the coding sequence ATGACGCTCAAGCGGATTCTGGTGGTTGAGGACAATCTCGATAATAGACGGATTCTCGTCTACCGTCTTAAGCGGATCGGCGAATTCGATATTGTCGAGGCAAGCAACGGCCAGGAGGCACTACAGATCGTCGAGGCAAGCCCTCCTCCGGACCTGATTTTCATGGATTTGAAGATGCCGGTTATGGATGGTTGGGAGGCTACGCGGCGGATTCGCGCGTCGGATCGGGGCCGAGGTATCCCCATCATTGCGCTGACAGCGCAGGCGATGGCGGGCGACGAGCAGAAGGCTCTGTCAGCAGGCTGTGATGACTATCTGGCCAAGCCAATTGTCGATCCGAGTCTGGTACGCGTGAAGTTGGAGCGGCTATTGGCCGAGGGTCGGGCGAAGCCCGCAGGTAACTGA
- a CDS encoding helix-turn-helix transcriptional regulator — MEDQIGNLVRTLRARLGMTQEEFAHALGLTVGTVNRWENRRFRPSKLARATITEFARRRGIAIEPNPAIADSIEDQRKVA; from the coding sequence ATGGAGGATCAGATTGGCAACTTGGTGCGGACGCTACGCGCTCGTCTCGGAATGACCCAAGAGGAATTTGCGCACGCCCTCGGACTGACCGTCGGAACCGTGAATCGCTGGGAGAACCGTCGCTTCCGGCCGAGCAAATTGGCCCGTGCGACGATTACCGAATTCGCCCGCCGTCGCGGCATCGCAATCGAGCCGAATCCCGCCATCGCCGACTCAATCGAGGATCAGCGCAAGGTGGCCTGA
- a CDS encoding LLM class F420-dependent oxidoreductase — MNLGKLALSLPLPPNVPACLDWARRSEQLGYESIWIAETGGADPFVLAGAVAQVTATARIGLAVSPVYIRTPATIAAASGTVSQLAPGRFILGLGSSSHAIVENWHGTPFHKPVTRVRETVQIVRAMLAGEKLKFNGTTLHTQGYRLMAPPAGSVPIYVGALRPPMLEVAGEVGDGVVVNLFPAAALPTMLKHVAVGARRAGKDAARFEVVCRHQVLVTNDKNGAREVFRAGLTGYFATPVYNKFAAWYGFEEEAALIAKGFKTGDREMTRKGMTDRFVDSLGIFGSLEECRERIAEFVAAGVTTTIISPLAFDPEAIRATIEGLAPR; from the coding sequence ATGAACCTGGGAAAATTGGCGCTGAGCTTGCCCCTACCACCAAACGTACCCGCCTGTCTCGATTGGGCGCGACGCTCCGAGCAACTCGGCTACGAAAGCATCTGGATCGCCGAAACCGGCGGCGCCGATCCGTTCGTGCTCGCCGGCGCGGTCGCGCAAGTCACCGCCACCGCGCGCATCGGACTTGCGGTGTCACCTGTTTACATTCGAACCCCGGCGACCATCGCCGCCGCCAGCGGCACCGTGTCGCAACTGGCACCCGGTCGTTTCATTCTTGGCCTCGGCTCGTCGAGCCACGCGATCGTCGAGAACTGGCACGGCACGCCGTTTCACAAGCCCGTCACCCGCGTGCGCGAAACCGTGCAGATCGTGCGCGCGATGCTGGCGGGCGAGAAGCTCAAATTCAACGGCACAACACTCCACACTCAGGGCTACCGCCTGATGGCGCCGCCCGCCGGCTCGGTGCCGATCTACGTCGGCGCCCTGCGCCCGCCGATGCTCGAAGTCGCGGGCGAGGTCGGCGACGGAGTTGTGGTGAATCTCTTTCCCGCTGCGGCGCTGCCGACCATGCTCAAGCACGTCGCCGTCGGTGCGCGGCGCGCTGGCAAAGACGCGGCGCGATTCGAGGTGGTATGCCGCCACCAAGTCTTGGTCACCAACGACAAGAACGGGGCGCGCGAAGTGTTTCGCGCCGGCTTGACCGGCTACTTCGCGACGCCGGTCTACAATAAATTTGCGGCCTGGTACGGCTTCGAAGAAGAAGCCGCGTTGATCGCCAAGGGATTCAAGACCGGCGACCGCGAGATGACCCGCAAAGGCATGACCGATCGCTTCGTCGACAGCCTCGGAATCTTCGGCTCGCTCGAAGAATGTCGCGAGCGCATCGCCGAGTTCGTCGCCGCCGGGGTGACGACAACCATCATCAGTCCGCTCGCCTTCGATCCCGAAGCCATTCGCGCGACGATCGAAGGGCTCGCGCCGCGCTGA
- a CDS encoding wax ester/triacylglycerol synthase family O-acyltransferase — MAYYERLSALDASFLGIEDGNCHMHVGGVLIFDAAPLRLPAGGIDIDRIRRAIHARLHLVPRFRQRLAHIPYEQIPIWIDDDRFRLAYHVRHTALPQPGDERVLKRLVGRIMSQPLDRKRPLWEMWVVEGLDGDRFALVSKTHHCMIDGISGADLMSVIMDPNPDAEVGVPQEWRPRRAPTRTRLIIDEAVRRVGQPVEALRAAYDIVREPAMRLREIAESAAGVVEAFAPALNPGSPSPLNVEVGPYRRFDWTEMKVADLKAVKNELGGTLNDVVLATVSGALRTFFAQRGLDPGELDIRAMIPVSVRTSDERGHLGNRVTQLTAPLPVRLADPVERLRAVHATTAGLKESKQALGGEVLTAIGEWTVPNLLVQAVRLASRARPYNLIVTNVPGPQIPLYMQGATMRTSYPVVPVFENLALVVGLFSYNGGLYWGVNADWEQIPDLHDFIVALESSFKELQVAAQKAASRSAAASARKRARAAGAKTVPPAQAAS; from the coding sequence ATGGCGTACTACGAACGGCTGAGTGCCTTGGACGCATCGTTCTTGGGGATCGAAGACGGCAATTGCCACATGCATGTGGGCGGCGTGTTGATTTTCGACGCGGCTCCGCTTCGGTTGCCCGCCGGCGGCATCGATATCGATCGCATTCGCCGCGCGATTCATGCGCGCCTGCATCTTGTGCCGCGCTTCCGCCAACGCTTGGCGCACATTCCGTACGAGCAGATCCCGATCTGGATCGACGACGATCGCTTCCGTCTGGCCTACCACGTGCGGCACACCGCGCTCCCGCAACCGGGCGACGAACGGGTGTTGAAGCGCTTGGTAGGGCGCATCATGTCGCAGCCGCTCGATCGCAAGCGGCCGCTGTGGGAGATGTGGGTGGTCGAAGGGTTGGACGGCGATCGCTTCGCGCTGGTGAGCAAGACCCATCACTGCATGATCGACGGCATCTCGGGGGCGGATCTGATGTCGGTGATCATGGATCCGAATCCGGACGCGGAAGTGGGTGTGCCGCAAGAGTGGCGGCCGCGGCGGGCGCCGACCCGCACGCGCCTGATCATCGACGAAGCGGTGCGTCGCGTCGGGCAACCCGTCGAGGCATTGCGCGCGGCTTACGACATCGTCCGCGAGCCGGCGATGCGGCTGCGCGAGATTGCCGAATCGGCGGCGGGTGTGGTCGAGGCCTTCGCGCCGGCACTCAATCCCGGGTCGCCGTCGCCGCTCAACGTCGAGGTGGGGCCGTATCGGCGCTTCGATTGGACGGAAATGAAGGTCGCTGACTTGAAGGCGGTGAAGAATGAGCTGGGCGGCACGCTCAACGATGTCGTGTTGGCAACAGTGAGCGGCGCCCTGCGAACATTCTTCGCGCAACGCGGGTTGGATCCCGGCGAGCTGGACATTCGCGCGATGATTCCGGTCAGCGTGCGGACGAGTGACGAGCGCGGCCACCTTGGCAACCGAGTAACCCAACTCACCGCGCCGCTGCCGGTGCGCTTGGCTGATCCGGTCGAGCGGCTGCGCGCGGTGCACGCAACAACGGCGGGCCTGAAGGAATCCAAGCAAGCCTTGGGCGGTGAAGTGCTCACCGCGATTGGCGAGTGGACTGTTCCCAATCTGCTCGTGCAAGCGGTGCGGCTGGCGTCGCGGGCGCGGCCGTACAACTTGATCGTGACCAACGTGCCGGGGCCGCAGATTCCGCTCTACATGCAGGGGGCGACGATGCGCACGTCGTATCCCGTTGTACCGGTGTTCGAGAATCTCGCGCTGGTGGTGGGTCTGTTCAGTTACAACGGAGGACTCTACTGGGGCGTCAACGCGGATTGGGAGCAGATCCCCGATCTGCACGATTTCATCGTTGCGCTCGAGTCGTCGTTCAAAGAGTTGCAGGTGGCGGCGCAGAAGGCCGCGTCGCGTTCCGCGGCGGCGTCGGCGCGTAAGCGTGCCCGTGCGGCGGGAGCGAAGACGGTACCGCCGGCGCAGGCCGCGAGCTAG
- the tsaD gene encoding tRNA (adenosine(37)-N6)-threonylcarbamoyltransferase complex transferase subunit TsaD: MIVLGIESSCDDTAAAVLVDREVRSSVVASQDAVHQKYGGIVPELASRSHLRAIVPVIEQALSQAHVTLADVNGIAVTAGPGLVGSLLVGLSTAKAIAFARRLPLVGVNHLEGHLLSPQLEGEVAFPYLVLLVSGGHTSVYWAEGYGRYRCLGLTRDDAAGEAFDKVAKILGLGFPGGRAIDELARTGDREAIRFPRARIKPGRSGRLFDFSFSGLKTAVWQYVRDQALVGDAIAAVAASFQEAVVDQLLDTTLAAANDVGAHRLVIAGGVAANSRLRERALAAGAKFGLAVSMPSFRYCTDNAAMIAYAGGWRLARGDCDPFTLNAAADLEL; encoded by the coding sequence ATGATCGTCCTCGGCATTGAAAGCTCGTGTGACGATACCGCCGCCGCGGTCTTGGTCGATCGTGAAGTGCGATCGAGTGTGGTGGCATCGCAGGATGCCGTCCACCAGAAATACGGCGGCATCGTGCCGGAGCTGGCGTCGCGCTCACACCTGCGCGCGATTGTTCCGGTGATCGAACAGGCGCTGAGCCAGGCCCACGTGACGCTGGCGGATGTCAACGGCATCGCAGTCACAGCGGGACCGGGGCTCGTGGGATCGCTGCTCGTCGGACTGAGCACGGCGAAGGCGATCGCCTTCGCGCGCCGGTTGCCGCTGGTCGGCGTCAATCATCTCGAAGGTCATCTGCTCTCACCGCAACTCGAAGGCGAGGTGGCGTTCCCGTATCTGGTGTTGTTGGTTTCGGGTGGCCACACCAGCGTGTACTGGGCCGAGGGATACGGCCGCTATCGCTGTCTCGGTCTGACGCGCGATGACGCGGCCGGCGAGGCGTTCGACAAGGTTGCGAAGATTCTCGGCCTAGGCTTTCCCGGCGGCCGCGCGATTGACGAGCTTGCACGCACCGGCGATCGTGAGGCGATCCGCTTTCCGCGCGCGCGCATCAAGCCCGGGCGCAGCGGGCGACTATTCGACTTCAGCTTCAGCGGGCTCAAGACCGCGGTGTGGCAATACGTGCGTGATCAGGCGCTCGTGGGCGACGCGATCGCCGCCGTTGCCGCGAGCTTTCAGGAAGCGGTCGTCGATCAGTTGCTCGACACCACGCTGGCGGCGGCCAACGACGTGGGCGCGCACCGGCTGGTGATTGCCGGCGGTGTGGCGGCGAACTCGCGCTTGCGTGAACGCGCGCTCGCGGCTGGCGCGAAATTCGGGCTCGCCGTGAGCATGCCGTCGTTTCGCTATTGCACCGACAATGCCGCGATGATCGCCTACGCCGGCGGGTGGCGCTTGGCGCGCGGCGACTGCGATCCCTTCACGCTCAACGCCGCGGCGGATCTGGAGCTGTAG
- the mutM gene encoding bifunctional DNA-formamidopyrimidine glycosylase/DNA-(apurinic or apyrimidinic site) lyase, which translates to MPELPEVETVRRSLLPRVVGRRIVAVKIRERRLRRPIQRDFAARLIGRRIDDVERRAKYLLFHLDNGDRVLAHLGMSGALLVRDAIATAERHDHVRVRLHDGTELVFNDPRRFGLLEVGSAADVDEWKELTVLGPDPLDPAFTAEQFDALLRRCKRAIKNLLIDQAVLGGVGNIYANEALFRARIRPTRRSQRIRRTEVEPLFDALRAVLNEAVDLGGSSISDYRDGDGRPGYFQLRLRVYDRSGEPCLDCGATIRRVVQSGRGSFYCPRCQR; encoded by the coding sequence ATGCCCGAGTTGCCTGAAGTCGAGACCGTGCGCCGGTCGTTGCTGCCGCGCGTGGTGGGGCGGCGCATCGTTGCGGTGAAGATTCGCGAACGGCGGCTGCGCCGTCCAATTCAGCGAGACTTCGCGGCGCGCCTGATCGGCCGGCGTATCGATGATGTCGAGCGACGGGCAAAGTATCTGCTATTTCATCTCGACAACGGCGACCGCGTGCTCGCCCATTTGGGGATGAGTGGTGCGCTACTGGTGCGCGACGCCATCGCTACCGCGGAGCGGCACGACCACGTGCGCGTACGCTTGCACGACGGCACCGAGCTGGTCTTCAACGATCCGCGCCGCTTCGGTCTGCTTGAGGTCGGCAGTGCCGCCGATGTTGACGAGTGGAAAGAGCTCACCGTACTCGGCCCCGATCCGCTCGATCCGGCGTTCACCGCGGAGCAATTCGATGCGCTGCTGCGGCGCTGTAAGCGCGCGATCAAGAATCTGCTCATCGATCAGGCGGTGCTCGGCGGCGTGGGGAACATTTACGCCAACGAAGCGCTGTTCCGCGCGCGCATTCGCCCGACACGTCGCTCGCAGCGCATTCGGCGGACCGAAGTTGAACCGCTCTTCGACGCGTTGCGCGCCGTGCTGAACGAAGCGGTCGATCTCGGCGGCAGCTCGATCTCGGACTATCGCGATGGCGACGGACGCCCCGGCTATTTCCAGTTGCGCTTGCGCGTCTACGACCGCTCTGGCGAACCGTGCCTCGACTGTGGCGCGACGATCCGGCGGGTGGTGCAGAGTGGCCGCGGCAGTTTCTACTGCCCGCGCTGTCAGCGGTAG
- a CDS encoding tetratricopeptide repeat protein, whose translation MRLTTLSDRLSLLVVFALASCLAPPRPQRERLAATPLVVRTPAATATPTNPPAADEATPTATATPEQSPEAEAEEEEVEPPSLLPKITDATRPNVAASLRLIEDGRTLLVQEDYDHALDRLERALAIDPSNAYGYYFLARVHYEKHNYDQTIAFADKAALLSARDDRPWAARAYALQGAAFEAVGRFPDARAAYRKALAMDPHSGAASAGITRLGGNATAP comes from the coding sequence ATGCGCCTGACTACGTTGAGTGACCGACTGTCACTATTGGTTGTGTTCGCGCTGGCGAGCTGCCTGGCCCCGCCGCGGCCACAGCGCGAACGTCTCGCTGCCACGCCGCTGGTGGTGCGCACGCCCGCGGCCACCGCGACGCCAACCAACCCGCCGGCGGCCGACGAGGCGACACCCACCGCGACGGCGACGCCCGAGCAATCGCCGGAAGCGGAAGCGGAAGAGGAAGAGGTCGAGCCGCCGTCGCTGCTCCCCAAGATCACCGACGCCACGCGTCCGAACGTCGCCGCGTCGCTGCGCTTGATCGAGGACGGACGTACCCTGCTGGTGCAGGAAGACTACGATCACGCGTTGGATCGCCTCGAGCGCGCGCTCGCCATTGATCCGTCCAACGCTTACGGTTACTACTTTCTCGCCCGCGTTCACTACGAGAAGCACAACTATGATCAGACCATCGCATTTGCCGACAAGGCTGCGCTGCTCAGCGCCCGCGATGATCGCCCGTGGGCCGCGCGCGCGTACGCGTTGCAGGGCGCGGCGTTCGAGGCGGTCGGCCGCTTCCCCGATGCCCGCGCCGCCTATCGCAAAGCCCTCGCGATGGATCCGCACAGCGGCGCTGCCTCCGCCGGCATCACTCGGCTGGGAGGGAATGCGACGGCACCGTGA
- a CDS encoding Zn-ribbon domain-containing OB-fold protein, whose translation MSDYKRPLPQPDRETSFYWEAARRHELAILRCDRCGYYIHYPRAECPRCGASSLHPGRMSGQGTVHSFTVTHYVSAPGFEDAIPFVVALIELAEQPNLRITANLRDCPPAAVRIGMPVEAVFDDVTPEITLPQFRPRQ comes from the coding sequence ATGTCAGACTACAAGCGGCCACTGCCGCAGCCAGATCGCGAAACCAGCTTCTATTGGGAGGCGGCCCGGCGCCATGAACTCGCGATTCTGCGCTGCGATCGCTGTGGCTACTACATCCACTACCCGCGGGCCGAGTGCCCACGCTGCGGGGCGAGCAGTTTGCACCCGGGTCGCATGAGCGGTCAGGGAACTGTGCACTCTTTCACTGTCACCCACTACGTGTCCGCGCCCGGATTCGAGGACGCGATTCCGTTCGTGGTCGCGCTGATTGAGCTTGCCGAACAACCAAACCTGCGAATCACGGCGAATTTGCGCGACTGCCCACCAGCGGCGGTGCGCATCGGAATGCCAGTCGAAGCCGTATTTGACGATGTCACGCCAGAGATTACGCTGCCGCAGTTTCGACCGCGGCAGTAG